gagttgcggatcaggctgactgctggacccctaggcccggcagacattttgggacctcccccagcctgcatcaacctgggaactttgacctccttcagcattaatcccttcaaggcgtgtctcggctgaggctgtgttttctgttggagttgtggattgtgctggtttccttagcttggcagacatttggggacttctcctggcatcccctgacggcttgcctcggctgaggtgagtgtttgggggccggagttgcggatcaggctgactgctggacccctaggcccggcagacattttgggacctcccccagcctgcatcaacctgggaactttgatctccttcagcattaatcccttcaaggcgtgtctcggctgaggctgtgttttctgttggagttgtagattgtgctggtttccttagcttggcagacatttggggacttctcctggcatcccctgacggcttgcctcggctgaggtgagtgtttgggggccggagcgcggtcttcccgctgcgcttcgcggccgcgcactccacctagccaatgagtaccaccacaacacgtagaaaaacccacagcgtaagcgtgacaatggggagactacgcagaccaacttcaaccatagagaatgaagatggaaactctgatgacccaacaatggccaactacctaagcagtctttcagaaatggagtttagagacgaaatatggaggttgctaacagaaatcaaagaaagtataaatcagaacactaataaaaatcaagagaatatgaagatagaaatcagaaaactccaaactgaaatatcagatcagataacaggtctgaaaaactcagtagatgaattgaagaacataatgcatgagctttccaacaggttaacagcagcttaGGATataattagtgctttagaagacaagatgcataacaactttacacagcagaagagattggaaaaaagcctcaaatcaaatgatcagacaatggaaaatttactcaaagaatatgagcagatgaaaatagaagtctttgataagctcaacagaaacaactttagaatcattggagttccagagacccaagaagaaaatcttcaggaagaatcaatggttaagaacatcatcacagagaaacaaccagagctaaagaaaacatgtgaccaaatcctgcatgcccgaagagtaccagctaaaaaagaccccagtagaaacaccccaagacacatcctagtcaccatgatgaaacccaccaatagagatagaatactgcaagcagcaagatcgaaaagggaaattacattccagggagcatccttgaaatttacagcagacctgtcaccagaaacactcaaggccagaaggcagtggtgggacgtagtggcaaaactcaattaaataaatgcttcgccaagaatactgcacccagcaaaactaagtttcaggtttgaaggatgtatacacggcttcacagataaacaacagctcaaaatctttgcagattcaaaaccagcattaaaagaaaaactgaaagatctactctaaaaacaagacagaacagctctctctctctctctctctctctctctctctctctctctctctctctctctctctctctctctccacacacacacacacacacacacacacacacaccctccaccCCACACCACCACTTTGCTGGCTGCTCGCCCACAGACAGACAGCTCCTTACGGCCTGGGAAACCCGCCAAGACGCCGGCGCCGCTCCCTGCCAAGGCGCTGTGAGTGCTCCAGGGCCAGGGACTCCGCCTGTGCCACCTTCTGCCACCGAAGGCCCCGGATGACAGCCATGGAAGTTCCGGGAAGCCGGCCTCCTGCCAACATGCTCCAGGCTGGCAAGACTTGGACCCATGCAGGAGAACTGCTCCAGAAGTTGAGGGACATTGCCACAGCCAAGATCCATTTTGCAAGACAAGAACAAAAGGCTCTGAGGAACTCCAGGCCTATGCAGTCTAGGTGGAGGAAGAGATAGCAGCAGGCAGCTGAAAGTGTATTGGAAGAAAGTGTGCGGAGACAGCAGGAGAAGAACAGTGTGGGGCATGGGGAAAACTGCCCCCAGGCCAGCACCCTGGTCCTAGCTCACTGGACACAGATGGCCACAAGCTCTGGCCTCCATGGCATCATCATTGCCTGGGAAAGTAACCACAGTTTACAGTGCCACTGCCCACACTGGTTTCAGCCCCACCGCTTACTGAGAAGAACTGTGTGGGGTGAGACTGACCTGGATGCCACTCTTGAGCAGAACCTGTCAACAACTGCCAACCAGAAGCAAGGAACTGATCTGGATACTCATTCCTAAGCCAGCCCTGGTGGTATTGGCCATTCCCCATCCATCCTTTCCAGGTATCCAACGCGAGTTCCAGCATTCCTAGCTAGAGACTGTCCTGGTGAGAGGGGCCTGCTTTGTTTCACAAACTATCTGTACATAACTTATTTGCTCTAAGAACTTTGGAAAATtccaattatttattataatgtatttttttagaCTGTCAACTATTTACCTGCGGACTTGTGTTTGTAATAAAcagtgaaagggaaaaaaaaaaacaagacagaacaaaaaacacaccaaacttctacacaaagatggcaataaatcccatgacaattatttctctcaatgtcaatggactaaatgcaccagttaagaggcacagagtggcgaaatggatcaaaaagctgaagccaaccttctgctgtctacaagaaacacacctgaatagtcagaataaacatagactcaaaatcaaaggctggaggaaaatcattcaagcaaacaacacccttaaaaaagcgggggtggccatactaatatcagatgacacaaactttatactcagaaaagttgtaagggtcaaagatggatattatgtactaatcaagggatttgtacagcaagaagaaatcactctcctaaacatatacgcaccgaatgagggtccagcaaagtatttaatacaattgttgacaaatctgaagaaggatatcaataataacacaataattgtgggagacctcaacacaggcttgtcaacacttgataggtcaaccaaatggaaacccaacaaaaatatactagacctgaaaagagaaatggatgaaagaggcctagtagatatatatagggcactctatcctcagaaacctggatacacattcttttccaatgtacatggatcattctccaggatagatcacgtgctggcacataaaacatacctccataaaataaaaaagatagacattttgcaggctgcctttgctgaccacaaggctctgaagttagatgtgaactgcaaagggacacagaagaaaaaatttaacacctggaagttaaacagcctcatactcaataaccagtgggtccgagatgaaatcaaggaggaaatcaaaaggttcctggaaacaaatgacaataaagacacaaactatcagaacttatgggacacagcaaaagcagtactgagaggaaaatttatagctttgcaagcacacatcaggaaggaagaaggagcttacctgagtagcttaatgacacagctaatagaactagaaagtgctcaacaaaaggacccaaaaatagggagacagaaggaaataacaaagctgagagcagaaatcaacgaagtggaaacccaaaaaacaatccgaaagatcaatgaaagcagaagttggttctttgaaaaaataaacaagattgatagaccattggcaaaactcacaaagcaaaagagagaaacttgataacgcatattagaaatgaaaagggggagatcactacagatactgcagagattcaaagggtattcagagaatactttgagaaactctatgccactaaatatgagaacctggaagaaatggataaatttctgaactcatataaccttccacggttgaataaagaagaggtagcatatctaaacacccccatcactattgaggaaattaaaactgtaatcaaaaatttacccaaaaacaaaagcccaggccctgatggattcacgaatgaattctttcaaacttttcaagaggaactactaccaattctggccaggctcttttatgaaatcgaaaaaacaggaatacttccaaatagcttctatgaagccaacatcaccttaataccaaaacctgatagagatgctgccaaaaaagaaaattacagatcaatatccctgatgaacacagatgcaaagatcctcaacaaaatcctggcaaacaggatccagtgcctcatcaagaagatcattcactttgatcaagtaggtttcatcccaggaatgcaaggatggtttaacatccgtaaatctatcaatataatacacaacataaacaacaacaaaaataaaaatcacatggtcatatcaatagatgcagaaaaagcatttgataaggttcaacacccattcttgatgaaaactctcagcaagataggaataaaaggaacctttctcaatatagtcaaagccatctaccagaagccagtggcaaatattatcctcaatggagaaaaactaaaatcctttcctctaaattctggtacaagacaaggctgtcctctctcaccactcctattcaacatagcactggaagtacttgctatagcgattaggcaagaaaaagatatcaagggaatccagataagaaaggaagaagtcaagctctcactgtttgcagatgacatgatactctacttagaaaaccctaaagactctaccaaaaagcttctagaaataatagatttttatagcaaagtggcaggatacaaaattaacacacaaaaatcaatggcctttttatacactaataatgatagggaagaaatggacattaagagaacaatcccattcacattagttccacacaaactcaaatatcttggagtcaacctgactaaagatgtgaaggatctatacaaagaaaactacaaaacactgctccaagaaataagagaggacacgcggaaatggaaacacataccatgctcatggattggcaggatcaacatcattaaaatggcaatacttccaaaagcattgtacagatttaacgcgattcctctaaagatacccatgacattcttcaaagaagtggatcaaatacttctgaaattcatctggaacaacaaacaacctcgaatagctaaagcactccttgggaaaaggaatatgggaggcattactttccccaattttaagttgtattacaaagcaacagttataaaaacagcatggtattggaataaaaacagaccctcagatcagtggaataggcttgagtactcagagaaggttcctcagacatataaccaccttgtttttgataaaggagcaagaaatcctaaacggagcagggaaagcctattcaacaagtggtgttggcacaactggttagccacttgcaaaaaagcgaactcagacccacagctaacaccatgtacaaaggtaaaatccaaatggattaaagaccttgatatcagaactgaaactataaggtatatagaacaacatgtaggtgaaacactccaggacattgagactaaaggcatctttaaggaggagacagcactttccaagcaagtggaagcagagataaacagatgggactatattaagctgaaaagcttctgcatctcaaaggaaatagtgcccagaatacaaaggccacccactgagtgggagaaattattcacccaatacacatcagataaagggctaatatccaaaatttacaaggtactgacagaactatacaagaaaaaaaacaactaaccccatcaaaaaatggggagaagaaatgaacagacactttgaaaaagaagaaaggcaaatggccaaaaggcacatgaaaagatgttcaacatcactaatcgtcagggagatgcaaatcaaaactactatgaggtaccacctcacgccactgagattggcacacatcacaaaaaaggaaaacaagcagtgctggcggggatgtggagagaaaggaactctttttcactgctggtgggtatgccgtctagtacaacctttatggaaagcgatatggagattccttcacaaactggaaattgagcttccatacgatccagctataccactcctaggaatatacccaagaaacacaaaaatacaatacaaaaatcccttccttactccta
The Suncus etruscus isolate mSunEtr1 chromosome 4, mSunEtr1.pri.cur, whole genome shotgun sequence genome window above contains:
- the LOC126007006 gene encoding endothelin-2-like, whose product is MTLGDYDFIILLGESGTNTPTLRGHRKSKSNSDDRLLPVSVDHAKDCQNWLTVIDWDMMVNNRLQEEFACLAVRLTSSVKSVYIKEQTAPYGLGNPPRRRRRSLPRRCECSRARDSACATFCHRRPRMTAMEVPGSRPPANMLQAGKTWTHAGELLQKLRDIATAKIHFARQEQKALRNSRPMQSRWRKR